In the Girardinichthys multiradiatus isolate DD_20200921_A chromosome 4, DD_fGirMul_XY1, whole genome shotgun sequence genome, one interval contains:
- the LOC124866450 gene encoding tetraspanin-18-like: MEGDCLSSMKYLMFIFNFFIFLGGSLLLGVGVWVLVDPMGFREIVAVNPLLFTGVYVILAMGGLLFLLGFLGCCGAIRENKCLLLFFFMLILFIFLAELAAAILAFLFREHLTREYFSRELKRHYQGRNNTDVFTSTWNVIMTTFDCCGTISPEDFEESLFRLLNPNKMVPEACCQVNGYLKEVDLEQCVSGGVAFRHNKGCYSAMVEYFQTYIYSAGALAIVVLTIELFAMVFAMCLFRGIQ, translated from the exons ATGGAGGGCGACTGCCTCAGCAGTATGAAATACCTCATGTTCATCTTCAACTTCTTCATCTTC CTCGGTGGCTCCTTACTGCTGGGCGTTGGTGTTTGGGTGTTGGTGGACCCGATGGGCTTCAGGGAGATCGTGGCAGTCAACCCCCTGCTGTTCACCGGGGTCTACGTCATCTTGGCCATGGGAGGCCTGCTGTTCCTGCTGGGCTTCCTGGGCTGCTGCGGAGCCATCCGCGAGAACAAGTGTCTGCTGCTGTTT TTCTTCATGCTCATCCTCTTTATCTTCCTGGCGGAGCTGGCAGCTGCCATCCTGGCGTTCCTCTTCAGGGAGCAC TTAACCAGAGAGTACTTCAGCAGGGAGCTGAAACGCCACTATCAAGGCCGCAACAACACCGACGTCTTTACGTCCACGTGGAACGTCATCATGACCACG TTCGACTGCTGCGGCACGATCAGTCCTGAGGACTTTGAGGAGAGCCTCTTCAGGCTCCTCAATCCAAACAAGATGGTTCCTGAGGCCTGCTGCCAGGTAAACGGGTACCTCAAAGAGGTCGACTTGGAGCAGTGCGTGAGCGGCGGCGTGGCGTTCCGACACAACAAG GGCTGTTACTCAGCGATGGTTGAATACTTCCAGACGTATATCTACTCTGCTGGAGCTCTGGCCATTGTGGTGCTAACAATCGAA CTCTTTGCCATGGTGTTTGCCATGTGTTTATTCAGAGGCATCCAGTAA